The Oncorhynchus tshawytscha isolate Ot180627B linkage group LG12, Otsh_v2.0, whole genome shotgun sequence genome includes a window with the following:
- the ankrd13a gene encoding ankyrin repeat domain-containing protein 13A isoform X2 → MLSAANEDFRVKFPLHSLVWENDYRKLENDSTKNDVEAVDPRGRTPLHLAVSLGHLESVRVLLRNGAEVTKENAKNWTVLQEAVSTGDPEMVQLVLQRRDYLKASTALGGVPELLSKIRESQDFYMEMKWEFTSWIPLVSRVCPSDVCRIWKSGASLRVDATLLGFENMTWIRGRRSYIFRGDDVCTELMEVNHDEQVVDTERFDISREIEDVTLDSMQPAEQEVAKRLTTPIVNTFLDTRDIAFERNKSGIWGWRSDKTEVVNGFEAKVFTVNNVNVVIRTRTEHLTDEEKARIKSERNVLESLLGTVEQQISAQGDLTLEYATANNPTAITPEEYFDPAFDLEDRDIGRPIELTIRTQKFKGTLWMSEEHPLSLVEQVTPIIDLMARTSTHFARLRDFVTLKFPPGFPVKIEIPLFHVLNARISFGSVNKCSTGEPLETPPSAATPEEEVEEVREEGGCGEAAVPPLFQVCPSVFEVPSHYRHRGGGGSRHTPVSNHDEELLQYAIHQSLLESGGGAPGQEVTWEDANGDLTDPILSSQSDGSIPVGVLVDLGDTTSSQASSGTSASSPDTDLRMAMELSARAQAEEERRRKEEEEELERILQLSLTEK, encoded by the exons ATGTTATCCGCGGCCAACGAAGATTTCAGGGTGAAGTTTCCACTACATTCCTTAGTCTGGGAAAATGATTACAGGAAATTGGAAAACGACTCAACAAAG AACGACGTAGAGGCTGTGGATCCCAGGGGAAGGACACCGCTCCACCTGGCTGTGTCGCTGGGCCACCTGGAGTCAGTGAGAGTGCTTCTGAGAAATGGTGCTGAAGTTACcaaagagaatgccaagaattgGACAG tgctGCAGGAGGCAGTCAGCACCGGCGACCCAGAGATGGTTCAGCTAGTGCTCCAGCGGCGAGACTACCTCAAAGCCTCTACAGCTCTGGGAGGAGTGCCTGAGCTTCTGAGCAAGATCCGTgag TCCCAAGATTTCTACATGGAAATGAAATGGGAGTTCACAAGTTGGA TCCCCCTCGTTTCCCGGGTTTGTCCCAGTGACGTGTGTCGGATCTGGAAGAGTGGGGCCAGCCTGCGCGTGGACGCCACTCTGCTAGGCTTCGAGAACATGACCTGGATCAGAGGTCGTCGGAGCTACATTTTCaggggagatg ATGTCTGCACAGAGTTGATGGAGGTGAACCATGACGAACAGGTGGTGGACACGGAACGCTTTGACATCTCCAGGGAGATAGAAGACGTAACGCTGGACTCCATGCAACCTGCAGAACAGGAAGTGGCCAAGCGGCTGACCACGCCCATTGTCAATACCTTTCTGGACACCAGGGACATTGCTTTTGAGAG AAATAAATCTGGGATTTGGGGTTGGAGGAGTGACAAAACGGAAGTTGTTAATGGTTTCGAGGCGAAG GTTTTCACTGTGAACAATGTAAACGTGGTGATCCGGACGAGGACAGAGCATCTCACCGATGAGGAGAAGGCTAGAATAAAAA GTGAGAGGAATGTTCTGGAGTCTCTTCTGGGCACAGTGGAGCAGCAGATAAGTGCTCAAGGG GACCTCACTCTGGAGTACGCGACAGCCAACAACCCTACCGCCATCACACCAGAGGAGTACTTTGACCCTGCGTTTGACCTTGAAGACCGAGACATTGGCCGGCCCATTGAACTTACCATCCGAACCCAGAA GTTCAAGGGTACATTGTGGATGAGCGAGGAACACCCCCTCTCCCTGGTGGAGCAGGTCACCCCCATCATCGATCTCATGGCCCGGACCAGCACCCACTTTGCCCGGCTGCGGGATTTTGTCACCCTCAAGTTCCCTCCAGGGTTCCCTGTAAAAATAG AGATTCCCCTATTCCATGTGCTCAACGCCCGCATTTCATTTGGCAGTGTCAACAAATGCAGTACAGGCGAACCCTTGGAGACACCCCCCTCCGCTGCCACACccgaggaggaggtggaggaggtgagggaggagggaggctgcGGCGAAGCTGCAG TTCCCCCTCTATTCCAGGTGTGCCCGTCGGTGTTTGAGGTGCCCTCACACTACCGCCACCGAGGAGGGGGTGGCAGCCGCCACACGCCGGTGTCAAATCATGACGAGGAGCTACTGCAGTATGCCATCCACCAGAGTCTGCTGGAGTCCGGTGGGGGAGCCCCGGGACAG GAAGTGACCTGGGAGGATGCCAATGGTGACCTCACAGACCCCATACTCAGTAGCCAGAGTGACGG AAGCATCCCAGTGGGGGTGCTGGTGGACTTGGGAGACACCACGTCGAGTCAGGCGAGCTCGGGCACCTCGGCCTCCAGCCCCGACACTGACCTCCGCATGGCCATGGAGCTGTCGGCCCGGGCCCAGgccgaggaggagaggaggaggaaggaggaagaggaggagctggagaggaTATTGCAGCTCTCGCTCACAGAGAAGTAA
- the ankrd13a gene encoding ankyrin repeat domain-containing protein 13A isoform X1: MICLVTFGYCLHIVQCVGRLKIQAAEPTGAAQSWVNNTFLCIPYLHLLTSKGPTACTTGKNDVEAVDPRGRTPLHLAVSLGHLESVRVLLRNGAEVTKENAKNWTVLQEAVSTGDPEMVQLVLQRRDYLKASTALGGVPELLSKIRESQDFYMEMKWEFTSWIPLVSRVCPSDVCRIWKSGASLRVDATLLGFENMTWIRGRRSYIFRGDDVCTELMEVNHDEQVVDTERFDISREIEDVTLDSMQPAEQEVAKRLTTPIVNTFLDTRDIAFERNKSGIWGWRSDKTEVVNGFEAKVFTVNNVNVVIRTRTEHLTDEEKARIKSERNVLESLLGTVEQQISAQGDLTLEYATANNPTAITPEEYFDPAFDLEDRDIGRPIELTIRTQKFKGTLWMSEEHPLSLVEQVTPIIDLMARTSTHFARLRDFVTLKFPPGFPVKIEIPLFHVLNARISFGSVNKCSTGEPLETPPSAATPEEEVEEVREEGGCGEAAVPPLFQVCPSVFEVPSHYRHRGGGGSRHTPVSNHDEELLQYAIHQSLLESGGGAPGQEVTWEDANGDLTDPILSSQSDGSIPVGVLVDLGDTTSSQASSGTSASSPDTDLRMAMELSARAQAEEERRRKEEEEELERILQLSLTEK; this comes from the exons ATGATATGTTTGGTTACATTTGGCTATTGTTTACATATTGTGCAATGCGTCGGGAGATTGAAAATACAAGCGGCAGAACCTACCGGTGCTGCACAAAGTTGGGTAAACAACACTTTCCTGTGTATACCCTATCTCCACCTCCTAACTTCAAAAGGACCAACAGCATGTACAACCGGTAAA AACGACGTAGAGGCTGTGGATCCCAGGGGAAGGACACCGCTCCACCTGGCTGTGTCGCTGGGCCACCTGGAGTCAGTGAGAGTGCTTCTGAGAAATGGTGCTGAAGTTACcaaagagaatgccaagaattgGACAG tgctGCAGGAGGCAGTCAGCACCGGCGACCCAGAGATGGTTCAGCTAGTGCTCCAGCGGCGAGACTACCTCAAAGCCTCTACAGCTCTGGGAGGAGTGCCTGAGCTTCTGAGCAAGATCCGTgag TCCCAAGATTTCTACATGGAAATGAAATGGGAGTTCACAAGTTGGA TCCCCCTCGTTTCCCGGGTTTGTCCCAGTGACGTGTGTCGGATCTGGAAGAGTGGGGCCAGCCTGCGCGTGGACGCCACTCTGCTAGGCTTCGAGAACATGACCTGGATCAGAGGTCGTCGGAGCTACATTTTCaggggagatg ATGTCTGCACAGAGTTGATGGAGGTGAACCATGACGAACAGGTGGTGGACACGGAACGCTTTGACATCTCCAGGGAGATAGAAGACGTAACGCTGGACTCCATGCAACCTGCAGAACAGGAAGTGGCCAAGCGGCTGACCACGCCCATTGTCAATACCTTTCTGGACACCAGGGACATTGCTTTTGAGAG AAATAAATCTGGGATTTGGGGTTGGAGGAGTGACAAAACGGAAGTTGTTAATGGTTTCGAGGCGAAG GTTTTCACTGTGAACAATGTAAACGTGGTGATCCGGACGAGGACAGAGCATCTCACCGATGAGGAGAAGGCTAGAATAAAAA GTGAGAGGAATGTTCTGGAGTCTCTTCTGGGCACAGTGGAGCAGCAGATAAGTGCTCAAGGG GACCTCACTCTGGAGTACGCGACAGCCAACAACCCTACCGCCATCACACCAGAGGAGTACTTTGACCCTGCGTTTGACCTTGAAGACCGAGACATTGGCCGGCCCATTGAACTTACCATCCGAACCCAGAA GTTCAAGGGTACATTGTGGATGAGCGAGGAACACCCCCTCTCCCTGGTGGAGCAGGTCACCCCCATCATCGATCTCATGGCCCGGACCAGCACCCACTTTGCCCGGCTGCGGGATTTTGTCACCCTCAAGTTCCCTCCAGGGTTCCCTGTAAAAATAG AGATTCCCCTATTCCATGTGCTCAACGCCCGCATTTCATTTGGCAGTGTCAACAAATGCAGTACAGGCGAACCCTTGGAGACACCCCCCTCCGCTGCCACACccgaggaggaggtggaggaggtgagggaggagggaggctgcGGCGAAGCTGCAG TTCCCCCTCTATTCCAGGTGTGCCCGTCGGTGTTTGAGGTGCCCTCACACTACCGCCACCGAGGAGGGGGTGGCAGCCGCCACACGCCGGTGTCAAATCATGACGAGGAGCTACTGCAGTATGCCATCCACCAGAGTCTGCTGGAGTCCGGTGGGGGAGCCCCGGGACAG GAAGTGACCTGGGAGGATGCCAATGGTGACCTCACAGACCCCATACTCAGTAGCCAGAGTGACGG AAGCATCCCAGTGGGGGTGCTGGTGGACTTGGGAGACACCACGTCGAGTCAGGCGAGCTCGGGCACCTCGGCCTCCAGCCCCGACACTGACCTCCGCATGGCCATGGAGCTGTCGGCCCGGGCCCAGgccgaggaggagaggaggaggaaggaggaagaggaggagctggagaggaTATTGCAGCTCTCGCTCACAGAGAAGTAA